The following nucleotide sequence is from Mucilaginibacter sp. cycad4.
TCCAGGATGCTATTGACCGTGTTATCGGCGGGTTAGAAAAGAAGAACAAGATCATCTCTCCCGAAGAAAAACGCATTGTTGCTTACCACGAAGCAGGCCACGCTATTGCAGGCTGGTTCCTGGAACATGCCGATCCTTTGGTTAAGGTGTCTATTGTGCCGCGTGGTGTTGCCGCCTTAGGTTATGCTCAATATCTGCCAAAAGAGCAGTTTTTGTATACAACCGAGCAATTGCTTGATGAAATGAGCGTATCAATGGGTGGCCGTGTTGCTGAAGATATCGTTTTCGGCAAAATTTCTACCGGTGCGCTGAGCGATCTGGAACGCATTACTAAACTTGCTTATGCCATGACCAAAATTTATGGTATGAATGGTAATGTAGGCAATGTATCGTTCTATGACCCGCAGGGCGAGTACCAGTTTAACAAACCATACTCTGATACTACGGCCGAAATGATTGACGCTGAAGTGCGTAAACTGGTTGATGTGGTTTATCAAAAAACCAAAGATCTGCTGAACCTGAAACGTGACGGTTTGGAAAAGATAGCTCAAAAACTATTGGAGAAAGAAGTGTTGTTCCAAAGCGACCTGGAAGAGATTTTAGGTAAACGTCCGTTTGATGAACGTACAACCTATGATAAGTTTGTAAACGGAGAGGCCGCGTTAAACCCGGATGTGGATAATAACGCCATTCCTGATACGCTGACTAATCCTGAACTTTCAAGAATAGAGAGCGAAGATCCGAAACTTTAATTTTTAAATTATCATACAAAGCCACCGGCAAAGCTGGTGGCTTTGCTTTTTTAGCTATGAGGGATATCACCACATCAAAAGAAAAACTGCTTAAAAAAATCAGGAAAGCGCTTTTGGAGAAAAGGGATAACCCATACCCTCAGCTGGAAGACCTGCCCCTTTATCCCCCTGCCGAAGAAATGCCCGAGGTAGTCTTCGCCGAACAGTTTACTAATGTAGCGGGCCAGTTTGTTTTTTGTGAAGATGAGCTGCAATTTATCGAAAACCTGCTTACCCTTGCCGAAGAACGTAAATGGCACAAAATTTACTGCTGGGAACCAAAGCTGCAGGAGATCCTGAACCAATTTGAATACCCTCATTACGAAACCGATAAAGACTTTGATCAGGCCGAAGTAGGCTTTACCCTTTGCGAGGCTTTGATTGCCCGTAACGGCAGCATCCTGCTCTCTAACGGCAATATGGCCGGTCGCAGGTTAAGCATCTATCCACCGGTGCATATTGTACTGGCTTATACTTCGCAAATGGTTATGGATCTGAAAGATGGTTTTAAACTCATCAAAACCAAATACGGTAACCAGCTGCCATCCATGATCAGCACCGTAACCGGCCCAAGCCGTACCGCCGACATTGAAAAAACACTGGTATTAGGAGCACACGGCCCCAAAGAGCTTTTTGTTTTTATGCTGGAAGGGTGACCGCTGATTTTGTCTGAACCCAGATTCTTAGGATTTAAGGATTAACGGGATTTTGCTTTAGCAGGCTTGCTTTTCACCCTTGTCCTTTTACCTTTCGCCTTTCGCCTCAAAACAGATCTTTCAATCTGCATTCCTCCAATACTATTCTTTCACTTTGGTTTAGTTTGTTGTATTCCCATTTAACGAGGCGGATGTGGCCGTTTGAGATTTCGATGCCTGTTATATCGCCATCATCGTAACAGCAGCAGCCACTATTGAAATAGCTTGGGTCGCAGGCGCTGAAATCGGGAGCTACATCACCCTTCACTTGCCGGTTAACGATCTGTTTGTTTAGCTCATCGGCCAGTTTATCGTTTCCTGCTTTCCTTGCTTTCGCGATATCGTTATACAGTTTTTCGAGATGGGTTAATGACCTGAATACCGGCTGATGCGTATGCCCGGTTATCAGCAGCGTGTTTTTTTGCCTCTGGCTCCATTCATACATAATACGGTTATGATCTGTTTTGAGCAGGTCATTATTTGCCGGGGTATTAATATTAACCTTAAGGTACGCCTGGAAAGGCGCCCAGATATTGGATACAAACCATTTGCTGAACCAGTTGCCATCGCTTTGCAAATCGCCCTGGTGGCCATGCGTCATGAATATATTTAGTGATTTATCATGAAGGGTTGTTTGCAGAACAGCACCTTCATAGATCTTAATTACTTCATCATAAATTTGCTTTAATCCAACTGCCGCTAAGGGATCATTATCCCAATACAGATCGTGATTGCCAAAGATTTTCATGAATTCTTTACGTTGTATGAACCGCTTCTCGCTTTCAAATGTGGCTTTGTTATGCTTTTTTATGGTGATGAACAGGTTTTCCCAAAGCTCCTCGCTATCGCCAAGATTAATGTAAAAAAATTGCTGGTCGTGGTAATAATCAAGCGCTGTAAGATAGTTTTTCTCGGCAAGGGCGAAGATATCCATATCATCCCGCGCGCCCTTATGTTGATCGGAAAAGATAATGAATTTACCTTTTTCTGCATCGAAAGGTATTACAAGGCCTTTTTTACCCGACCCGGTTAGCAAGCTTTTGTATAACCGGTTCAATGATCTGTTAACCCGTTTCTTATCCGGTCGTGACGAGAGCTTGTCGGCCAGGCGTGCTACTGGTTTAGTTAAAAGCTTTTGTAAAAACTTGCGCATGACTTTTTAACGTATTATATGGTGTATTGTGTTGTAAGTTGCCAGTTACTTTTACCGTGTTTAAACGGGATGAAAAACGGTGAAATGACGGATAGTTTGTTTGGTAATAATTATTTAGTTTGGTGACTTAATTTAAATTCCCCGAAATAATATGGAACCTATTGACTTAAAAACCGCCAGGGAAATGGTTGCGCGGTACAAAAGCACCCGAAAAGCAGTTATTGATGGACATCATGGCGTTAATGATACCGAATCGACGTGGCTCCCGATAGATAAACTGAAGGAGTTTGTTAACAATTTGCCACCGGAAGCTACAGGTGTGAGGATTCATTTTGGAGTGCATGACGCAGATCATAAAGATGCTCCACACCAAACATCGGTTGCCATTGTGGGTACAGTTGCAGGGAAGAGAGCAAATGAACATATAGATGCTATACAAACAGATCACGCGATGGCAATGGAGGGAAGCATGCTTGCCCTTGTGAACTCTGGCAGAGACTGCCCGCCTGCCTGCCCGGTGGCCTGATAAAATTTATAAGCTGCATGAACGCTATTATATGTTATTTTAGCGTTCATGCTCGATATCTTTTATTACGTAATGTTTGTGGTAGCTTTTGTATGCTGCCTTTTTGCGTATAAGTCACTTGATAAAAAGTTTAAATGGTTTTTGCCACTTTTAGCTTTTGATGTGATTTATAATTATCCGGCCATATTTAAGTTGCTTATTATTAACCATACAAATGCGTGGTGCAATAATTTCGACGACATACTGGAGTTTATTTGCTACTCGATATTCATTATGTCGTTTGGTAAAGATGAGAAACGTAAGCAAAAAGGGTATATAGCTGTTGGTATTATTGTTCTCTTCTCGTTTATTGATATATTTTTTATTCAGGGTTTTTGGAAAAGAGCAACCATAGCAATAGTGATACAAAATTTATTCGGCCTCTGGCTTATCTGTAACTATTACTACAGGTTATTAAATGATGATAATGACGAGTATATAGAATTGATTAGCCATCCGCCGTTTTTAGCGATAACGGGGATATTCTTCTTTTATCTTGCAATGACTTTTTATTATGCATGCTTTAGCTTTATGGTGTATAAAAACAATTATCACTTTTATCTTTTAGCAATGACATTGTTAAATCTTAACTCGTTAATCATAAACGGCCTATTTTCATTTTCCTTTATATGCTTTTTCAGGAAGAACAATTTATCCTCATAATAATTGCAGGTACAGCTCTATTGCTTCTGTTAGGGGTGTTCATGGTTAGCTTTATGCTGGTATATCAAAAAAAGCAAAATAAAAATCAGCTTGAAAAGGAACATCTTAAAGCCTCATTTAAGCAGGAAATGCTTAAAACGCAGATAGAGATCCAGGAGCAAACGCTTAATGATATAAGCCGCGAGATCCACGATAATATTACCCAGGTATTGTCATTTGTGAAGTTGAACCTTGGCTTGCTTAACAATAGCCTTGATGATGAAAAAAAAGCCCGCGTAAATGAAAACCGTGAACTGGTTTCGCAAACCATTAATGATTTGAGAAACCTTTCAAAAAGCATGAGCTTTGAACACATCAGCTCACAGGGGCTCATAAAAACCCTTGAAACTGAGACTGAACGTTTAACCCGCAGCGGTATTATTAATGTTGTTTTTGATGTTGAAGGTGATGTATATAGTTTAGGCGAACAGCCTGAGCTGGTGATATTCCGGATATTTCAGGAAGCTGTAAATAATACCCTGAAATATGCTAAGGCAGCTAACCTCAAAATCGGTTTGTATTATACTGCACAAATGTTTAATTTGCTCATCGAAGATGATGGTGCTGGTTTCAATACCGAAAAGGTTGATAATAAGGGCGGTTCGGGATTGCGGAACATTGAAAACAGGGCAGCTTTAGTAGGCGCGGACGTAATTATTGCCAGCTCGCCTGGTAAGGGTTGCCAGATAAAATTGTCGTTCAATCCCCTGGTACAACAAATTTATGCTAAAGGAACCCATTCAAATAGCCTTAGTTGACGATCATAAACTCTTCAGGAGTGGTATGGCTGCTCTTGTTACCAATTTTAAAAAATACAACATACTATTTGAGGCTGCAAACGGGCAGGAGCTGGTAAATACCATAAACAATGGCACTGTTCCGGATATTGTATTGCTGGATATCAGCATGCCGGTAATGGATGGCGTTGAAGCTGCACAGGTGCTTAGGGCCAAACATCCCGGTGTAAAAATCATCATACTATCTATGTTTGAAGATGCCGAAAAGGTACTGCTCATGGTAAAAATGGGTGTGAAAGGCTACCTGCTTAAAGACTCGGAACCACATGAGGTTGAAGAAGCCCTTTTGAAAGTGGCGCAGGGGGAACTTTACTACCCCGAGTTTGTAACCCGCCACCTGATCACCAACTTTAACAGTAAATTAGAGAATATCAAGCTTAACCCGCGCGAAATCGAGTTTCTTCGTCTTACCGGCACCGAACTTACTTATAAGGAAATTGCCGAAACCATGAATATCAGCGTACGCACCGTTGATAGCTACCGCGACCAGCTTTTTGAAAAACTCCAGATCAAAAGCCGCGTTGGGCTGGTTTTATACAGCATAAAAAATAAACTGATTGAATTGTAATTTGCTAAATTTATTAGCAAATTTGTTCAATGTCACATGAGGAAAATCCGGATTTTTTTAAAGGACGAGGGGCGCAGGTAAATACGCACAATAAGTTTCTGAAAAACAAGTATGTACTTGATCATATCGAGGGCATTGACGAGCCTTTGCTTGAAAATAGCAACACGCAGCTTTTTGAAGAAACTCCGAAAAAAATAGTAAGCAAATCAAACAGTCCCGATTTGAGCCATATGTACTCGATAAACCCCTACCAGGGTTGCGAGCATGGCTGCATTTACTGTTATGCACGTAACACTCATGAATATTACGGTTTTAGCGCCGGGCTTGACTTTGAACGGAAGATCATCATTAAGCCTAATGCGCCAGAACTGCTTGAGCAGTATTTCAACAAAAAAAATTATAAGCCGGTTTGCATTATGCTGTCTGGTAATACTGATTGCTATCAGCCGGTTGAGCGTAAGCTTAAAATAACCCAGGCCCTGCTGGAGGTTTTTTGGAAGTATAAGAACCCGGTAAGTATTATCACCAAAAACAACGTTATACTGCGGGATATCGATTTGCTTACAGATATGGCCAGGCTGAACCTGGTGCATGTAAATATATCCATTACCTCTCTTAACGAGCAGCTGAGGCAAAAGCTGGAGCCGCGCACCGTAACTGCAACCGGCAGACTGGCAGTAGTGCAGAAGCTTTCGGAAAGAGGTATCCCGGTACGTGTAATGGCCGCGCCCATCATCCCCGGATTAAACAGTAATGAAGTACCCAATATCATTAAAGCCGCGGCCGACAGGGGCGCCTTAGCCGCCGGTTTTACCATGGTGCGGCTCAACGGCAGCATAGCCGAAATTTTTAGCGACTGGATTTACAAAGCCTTTCCCGACCGGGCCGAAAAGGTACTGAACATGATCCGCTCGACGCATGACGGCAAGCTGAATGACAGCGACTACGGTCGCCGGATGAGCGGAGATGGTAAAGTAGCCGAATCCATTCACCAGATGTTCAGGATGGCCTGCAAACGCTTTATGGCCGACAGGCAGATGCCGGAATATGACTATAGCTTATTTGTGCCAAGGAAAGGGAAACAGACGAGTATGTTTTGAGAAGGATATTTTTAAATTTGATATGAGGGAATTAATATGGTTTTTATATTAAAAAATGGAGCATCGGAGGATGATATAAAAGCGATCGAAGACGCTATTTATAGGAATGATTCGTTTAAGGGCTTTAATGCAAAAAAATATAATGGAAAGATCCCCCAAAAAAAATAATCCTTTAACTATTCAAATTAAGCTAAGAAATCAATGGGAAGACCCAGTTCGGTAGCTTAACCAGTTCGGTAGCTTAATAAGACTAATGTTATTTTATTTACTGCGTTTTAACAACAGCTTCTCACTCCCAACACCCATCCCCACCCCAACAACATAACACAGCAAATCGCTCCACAAAAAGCCTTCGCCTAAAACGAGCCTGCCAAACAGTGTGTGCCTGATGTCATTTATCCATGGCGCTTTATAAAGCTGGCTAAACTCTATCGCGAAGCAAAACAGCAAAGCCGCAATAATATTGAACCTGGCAGTTTTGGTAATAAACAGAAACCGCATGATAAAGTAAACCATGCTTGCCCATAAAATATCGCCTATAAACAAAGGGATGAACTTAAAATGGCGGGATAGCAGCCCAAGGATAATGGTTGCTATTGTTAATATCAAATAGGTTATTCGGTTTTTAGGCATAGGATAAATATCGGCTAAATAAATGCAACAAAAAAGGCACCCCATTGGGTGCCTTTGATATATTTAACTTTATAAGTGGTTCCTTATGCTTCTTCAGCTTCTAAAGCCATTTGTTCGTCAACAAGGATCCGTCCGCAATGTTCGCAAACGATGATCTTTTTACGCTGACGGATGTCTGACTGGCGCTGAGGCGGGATCTGGTTAAAGCAGCCAGAGCATGAATCACGCTGAATAGTTACTACTGCCAGGCCGTTTTTAGCATTTTGACGTAAACGGGTATAAGCAGTTAATAAACGCTCTTCAATGTTTTGAGTGGCTTTTGCAGCTTGTGCGTTCAACTCGGTTTCTTCTTTTTCAGTTTCGGCAGTAATGGTGCCTAACTCTTCTTTTTTGGCGTCAAGGTCGGCTTGGCGGGCTTCCAGGTCAGCCAGTGCTTTTTCGTAAACCTGTGTTTTGTTGGTGATTTCGAAGCCGTACTCACGGATCTTCTTTTCGCTCACCTGTATATCTAAGCCCTGGATCTCAATTTCTTTTGAGATAGCATCATATTCGCGGTTGTTTTTAACCTCGTTAAGCTGGCCTTCGTATTTTTTGATGTTTGCCTGAGCTTCTTTGATCAGGTTTTTACGGGTAACTATGTCATCTTCCACATCGTCAAGTTCACCTTTGATCTTTTGGATGCGGGTTTCAAGGCCTGCAACGTCGTCCTCAAGGTCGGCAACTTCCATTGGCAATTCGCCCCTTACCTGGCGGATCCTGTCAATCTTGGTGTGGATAGTTTGTAGCTCGTATAAAGCTTTAAGCTTTTGTTCTACGGTTTGTTCCATTAAATAAAATATTTGACGGGGTTTGTATTTACTTCTGTTAAACGGACGGCAAAGATAGGGAATTTTTTTCTAATTATTTCATACAATAATTGCTGCGTAAATTGTTCACTCTCAAAGTGTCCGATATCCGCGATAACTATCTTTCCTTCGGCATCAAAAAACTCGTGATACTTGTAATCGGCCGTGATAAAAACGTCGGCTCCGGCGGCTATGGCATGCTTCAGCAAAAAGCCTCCCGAACCACCGCAAACAGCTACTTTTTTAACGTGTTTACCCAATAATTTAGTATGCCGGATCACATGCGTGCGCATCTTGTCCTTTACATGAAACAGGAAACTTTCCTCATTGAGCGGCATTTCCAGCTCGCCTATCATGCCTGACCCTATCTGCTGGTGCTGGTTGGTTAAATTGTAAAGGTCATAAGCAACTTCTTCATACGGATGGGCAAGGATCAAAGCCATCAGGATCTTGCTTTCCAAATTGGCCGGATATACCATTTCAATACGGATCTCATTTTCCTTGTGGCGTTTGCCAATTTCGCCCACATAAGGGATAGCGGCATCATTGCCTTTAAATGTCCCTGTTCCCTCTGCATTAAAACTAACCTCGCTGTAATTACCAATATTGCCTGCACCTGCTGCAAACAAAGCATCGCGTACAGCATCGGCATGGTTTAGCGGAACGTAGGTAACCAGTTTTTTGATCAGGTTATGTTTGGGTAGCAGTATGCGGCTGTTTTTTAAGCCTAACGTTTCGCAAATACGGGCATTAACACCGGTCATGATGCTATCCAAATTGGTGTGAATAGCGTAAATAGCAATACCTTTACGGATAGCTTTTTCAACCACCCGCTCCACATAGGTTTTACCGTTGAATTTTTTTAACCCTTTAAAAACGATGGGATGGTGCGATATGATGATTTGGCAGCCGGTAGCGATAGCCTCATCAACCACAGCTTCGGTACAATCAAGCGAGATCAGGGCCTGGCTCAGCTCCTGCTCCGGGTTGCCAACTATCAGGCCTGAATTGTCGTAATCTTCCTGATAATTAAGTGGCGCGAGGCTTTCAAGGTATGCGGTTAGGGCAGATAGTTTCATTAAGTTTTTTTAGAGATAAATAACGGCTTTGTTTAGCTACTCATTTTAGCCATCTGGTAACTTTCATAAGCCATATTCTTATTATACTCCAAAGTTATCGACTTATTATTGATCAGATCGACGATGGTGCCGATTACGCAGATGCCCCCTGTAAAAAAATACAATATGCCCATCCCTATCTGGCCTAATACAAAACGCTGGATGCCTGCAAAGCCAACAAACCCAAGCAAGGTAAACAACAACACATCTTGCGAGTTTTTGCGCTTGTTGCTGTAAACCATATAAAAGTATTTCTTTTGATTTTCGTTCAGATCGGGCGTTGCGTGCTGTAAAAAGCTTAGCTCCTCTGGCGAAAAACCTGCAAATGCATTATACGGATCCTGGTATGTGTTCATATTGGGTAAAGGCTTTATTATATCAATAAGTCAAATTTAAATATTTACCGCATTAAAACTATAGGTTAAAAAATGATTTGAAATTTCTTTTCCCCGCATAGGGGTAAACTCATAACGGGTTGTAATACCTGTATGAAAGTTTTAGTAACCGGGGCAACAGGTTTTATTGGCAGGCAGCTCACTTTATCGCTGGCTATGCAGGGTTATGATGTTAAAGCTTTATGCCGCAATACCGATCACCCCTATTT
It contains:
- a CDS encoding DUF2809 domain-containing protein, with protein sequence MPKNRITYLILTIATIILGLLSRHFKFIPLFIGDILWASMVYFIMRFLFITKTARFNIIAALLFCFAIEFSQLYKAPWINDIRHTLFGRLVLGEGFLWSDLLCYVVGVGMGVGSEKLLLKRSK
- a CDS encoding response regulator transcription factor gives rise to the protein MLKEPIQIALVDDHKLFRSGMAALVTNFKKYNILFEAANGQELVNTINNGTVPDIVLLDISMPVMDGVEAAQVLRAKHPGVKIIILSMFEDAEKVLLMVKMGVKGYLLKDSEPHEVEEALLKVAQGELYYPEFVTRHLITNFNSKLENIKLNPREIEFLRLTGTELTYKEIAETMNISVRTVDSYRDQLFEKLQIKSRVGLVLYSIKNKLIEL
- a CDS encoding lactate utilization protein; this encodes MRDITTSKEKLLKKIRKALLEKRDNPYPQLEDLPLYPPAEEMPEVVFAEQFTNVAGQFVFCEDELQFIENLLTLAEERKWHKIYCWEPKLQEILNQFEYPHYETDKDFDQAEVGFTLCEALIARNGSILLSNGNMAGRRLSIYPPVHIVLAYTSQMVMDLKDGFKLIKTKYGNQLPSMISTVTGPSRTADIEKTLVLGAHGPKELFVFMLEG
- a CDS encoding histidine kinase, which gives rise to MLFQEEQFILIIIAGTALLLLLGVFMVSFMLVYQKKQNKNQLEKEHLKASFKQEMLKTQIEIQEQTLNDISREIHDNITQVLSFVKLNLGLLNNSLDDEKKARVNENRELVSQTINDLRNLSKSMSFEHISSQGLIKTLETETERLTRSGIINVVFDVEGDVYSLGEQPELVIFRIFQEAVNNTLKYAKAANLKIGLYYTAQMFNLLIEDDGAGFNTEKVDNKGGSGLRNIENRAALVGADVIIASSPGKGCQIKLSFNPLVQQIYAKGTHSNSLS
- a CDS encoding PA0069 family radical SAM protein is translated as MSHEENPDFFKGRGAQVNTHNKFLKNKYVLDHIEGIDEPLLENSNTQLFEETPKKIVSKSNSPDLSHMYSINPYQGCEHGCIYCYARNTHEYYGFSAGLDFERKIIIKPNAPELLEQYFNKKNYKPVCIMLSGNTDCYQPVERKLKITQALLEVFWKYKNPVSIITKNNVILRDIDLLTDMARLNLVHVNISITSLNEQLRQKLEPRTVTATGRLAVVQKLSERGIPVRVMAAPIIPGLNSNEVPNIIKAAADRGALAAGFTMVRLNGSIAEIFSDWIYKAFPDRAEKVLNMIRSTHDGKLNDSDYGRRMSGDGKVAESIHQMFRMACKRFMADRQMPEYDYSLFVPRKGKQTSMF
- a CDS encoding zinc ribbon domain-containing protein, with protein sequence MEQTVEQKLKALYELQTIHTKIDRIRQVRGELPMEVADLEDDVAGLETRIQKIKGELDDVEDDIVTRKNLIKEAQANIKKYEGQLNEVKNNREYDAISKEIEIQGLDIQVSEKKIREYGFEITNKTQVYEKALADLEARQADLDAKKEELGTITAETEKEETELNAQAAKATQNIEERLLTAYTRLRQNAKNGLAVVTIQRDSCSGCFNQIPPQRQSDIRQRKKIIVCEHCGRILVDEQMALEAEEA
- a CDS encoding metallophosphoesterase is translated as MRKFLQKLLTKPVARLADKLSSRPDKKRVNRSLNRLYKSLLTGSGKKGLVIPFDAEKGKFIIFSDQHKGARDDMDIFALAEKNYLTALDYYHDQQFFYINLGDSEELWENLFITIKKHNKATFESEKRFIQRKEFMKIFGNHDLYWDNDPLAAVGLKQIYDEVIKIYEGAVLQTTLHDKSLNIFMTHGHQGDLQSDGNWFSKWFVSNIWAPFQAYLKVNINTPANNDLLKTDHNRIMYEWSQRQKNTLLITGHTHQPVFRSLTHLEKLYNDIAKARKAGNDKLADELNKQIVNRQVKGDVAPDFSACDPSYFNSGCCCYDDGDITGIEISNGHIRLVKWEYNKLNQSERIVLEECRLKDLF
- a CDS encoding Nif3-like dinuclear metal center hexameric protein: MKLSALTAYLESLAPLNYQEDYDNSGLIVGNPEQELSQALISLDCTEAVVDEAIATGCQIIISHHPIVFKGLKKFNGKTYVERVVEKAIRKGIAIYAIHTNLDSIMTGVNARICETLGLKNSRILLPKHNLIKKLVTYVPLNHADAVRDALFAAGAGNIGNYSEVSFNAEGTGTFKGNDAAIPYVGEIGKRHKENEIRIEMVYPANLESKILMALILAHPYEEVAYDLYNLTNQHQQIGSGMIGELEMPLNEESFLFHVKDKMRTHVIRHTKLLGKHVKKVAVCGGSGGFLLKHAIAAGADVFITADYKYHEFFDAEGKIVIADIGHFESEQFTQQLLYEIIRKKFPIFAVRLTEVNTNPVKYFI
- a CDS encoding TM2 domain-containing protein, with translation MNTYQDPYNAFAGFSPEELSFLQHATPDLNENQKKYFYMVYSNKRKNSQDVLLFTLLGFVGFAGIQRFVLGQIGMGILYFFTGGICVIGTIVDLINNKSITLEYNKNMAYESYQMAKMSS